One stretch of Nitrosococcus watsonii C-113 DNA includes these proteins:
- a CDS encoding arylsulfatase: protein MKILLSILSAVLLLGALPAWAQEGKPNIILIVGDDVGYGDLGAYGGGKGRGMPTPNLDQLADEGMTFFSFYAQPSCTPGRAAMQTGRIPNRSGMTTVAFQGQGGGLPAAEWTLASVLKTAGYNTFFTGKWHLGEADYALPNAQGYDEMKYVGLYHLNAYTYADPTWFPDMGPELRAMFKKVTKGSLSGKAGEKAVEDFKINGQYVNKPDASTEEYPDGVVGIPYFDGYVEKAALEYLDKAAKSDTPFFLNVNFMKVHQPNLPHPDFEHKSLSKSKYADSIVEMDARIGAIMDKVRGLGLDDNTLVFFTTDNGAWQDVYPDAGYTPFRGTKGTVREGGNRVPAIAWMPGKIKGNTKNHDILGGLDLMATFATIAGVDLPQEDRENKPIIFDSYDMSPVLFGTGKSERDSWFYFTEDELTPGAVRVDNYKAVFNLRGDDGQATGGLAVDSNLGWKGAEKYVATVPQIFDLWQDPQERYDIFMNNYTERTWTLVTINAAIQEKMKTYVKYPPRKLQSEIYTGPITLTQYQRFKYVREQLEKEGVNLPLPTGN, encoded by the coding sequence ATGAAGATATTACTTAGTATCTTATCCGCAGTTCTATTGCTGGGAGCCCTACCCGCCTGGGCCCAGGAAGGCAAACCCAACATCATTTTGATTGTTGGCGATGATGTCGGCTATGGTGATCTCGGCGCCTACGGCGGCGGCAAAGGCCGGGGCATGCCAACGCCTAATCTCGACCAGCTCGCCGACGAGGGAATGACGTTTTTCTCATTTTACGCCCAGCCCAGCTGCACGCCGGGGCGGGCAGCCATGCAAACCGGACGGATACCCAACCGCAGTGGCATGACCACGGTAGCATTCCAAGGCCAGGGCGGCGGACTTCCAGCCGCGGAGTGGACCCTGGCTTCGGTTCTGAAGACGGCCGGCTACAATACATTTTTCACTGGCAAATGGCACCTGGGGGAAGCCGACTACGCCTTGCCCAACGCCCAGGGCTACGACGAAATGAAATACGTCGGTCTCTACCACCTGAACGCCTACACCTATGCTGATCCCACCTGGTTCCCGGATATGGGGCCCGAGCTGCGGGCCATGTTCAAAAAAGTGACCAAGGGCTCGCTGTCCGGCAAGGCTGGCGAGAAAGCGGTCGAGGATTTCAAGATTAACGGCCAGTATGTTAATAAACCCGACGCAAGCACGGAAGAGTACCCCGATGGCGTAGTCGGAATCCCCTACTTCGACGGCTATGTGGAAAAGGCGGCCCTCGAGTATCTCGACAAGGCAGCCAAGTCGGACACGCCTTTTTTCTTAAACGTTAACTTCATGAAGGTACACCAGCCAAATCTGCCCCACCCGGATTTTGAGCATAAGTCCCTGTCAAAGTCGAAGTATGCCGATTCGATCGTGGAAATGGATGCGCGTATCGGCGCCATCATGGACAAGGTCCGCGGGCTTGGACTTGACGATAATACGCTGGTCTTTTTCACCACCGACAATGGCGCCTGGCAGGACGTCTACCCGGATGCGGGCTACACGCCGTTCCGTGGCACCAAGGGCACCGTGCGCGAAGGCGGCAACCGCGTGCCGGCGATCGCCTGGATGCCGGGCAAAATCAAGGGCAATACCAAAAACCACGACATTCTCGGCGGTCTTGATTTAATGGCGACCTTTGCCACCATTGCGGGCGTGGATCTACCCCAGGAGGACCGCGAAAACAAGCCCATCATTTTCGATAGCTACGACATGTCGCCAGTGCTGTTTGGTACCGGCAAATCCGAACGGGATTCCTGGTTTTACTTCACCGAGGATGAGTTAACCCCAGGCGCGGTACGCGTCGATAACTACAAAGCCGTCTTCAACCTACGTGGAGACGACGGCCAGGCAACGGGGGGTCTCGCAGTCGACAGCAATCTCGGTTGGAAGGGCGCTGAAAAATACGTGGCTACGGTGCCCCAGATCTTTGATCTCTGGCAGGACCCGCAGGAGCGCTACGACATTTTCATGAACAATTACACGGAACGAACCTGGACTCTGGTAACTATCAACGCCGCCATCCAGGAGAAGATGAAAACCTATGTGAAGTATCCCCCACGGAAACTTCAGAGCGAGATCTACACGGGACCCATCACGCTCACCCAATACCAGCGGTTCAAGTATGTACGTGAGCAGCTTGAGAAAGAAGGGGTCAACCTCCCCCTGCCAACAGGGAACTGA
- a CDS encoding Hsp20/alpha crystallin family protein, which translates to MSPLEQLHKGASRAWDYLTEGWHHLRERANQALTRFTPATQGGRLETVEDQVMENASRWGLLAAEIKEDDKAVTVRLEAPGMEVGDFDIEVMDNALVVRGEKRVEREQSDGRYYVMERAYGRFERVLPLPAEVTESEAHAKYRRGVLWISLPKTRQIKHRVEVKTG; encoded by the coding sequence ATGTCCCCCCTAGAACAGCTCCATAAGGGTGCCTCCCGCGCTTGGGATTACCTTACCGAGGGTTGGCATCACCTGCGGGAAAGAGCGAACCAGGCTCTTACCCGGTTTACACCGGCAACCCAAGGAGGGCGCCTGGAAACAGTGGAAGACCAGGTCATGGAAAACGCTTCCCGCTGGGGGCTCTTGGCGGCCGAAATCAAGGAGGATGATAAGGCCGTGACCGTTCGCTTAGAAGCCCCTGGCATGGAAGTTGGCGATTTTGATATCGAGGTAATGGATAATGCCCTGGTGGTCCGGGGAGAAAAACGGGTAGAACGGGAGCAAAGCGATGGCCGCTACTATGTGATGGAGCGGGCCTATGGACGTTTTGAGCGAGTCCTGCCACTGCCCGCTGAAGTCACGGAAAGCGAAGCACACGCCAAGTACCGTCGGGGCGTGCTTTGGATTTCCCTGCCAAAAACACGGCAAATAAAACACCGTGTCGAAGTAAAAACTGGCTAA
- a CDS encoding HAD family hydrolase, whose amino-acid sequence MRSVIKLSPMGIASVVLTLAMTVAHATDPLPSWNDGEAKSAIIEFVQRITRKNSPDFVPEPERIAVFDNDGTLWAEQPLYFQLIFALDRVKALAPKHPEWKSKEPFASLLKGDVKTALAGGEHAALEIMRATHAGTTAAQFEKIVKTWIATARHPTAGQPYTNMVYQPMLEVLGHLRAHGFKTFIVSGGGVEFMRPWVNEVYGIPPEQVIGSSIKTKFEMQNGNPVLIRLPEINFIDDKAGKPVAINQHIGRRPIAAFGNSDGDLQMLQWTTAGEGPRLALYVHHTDGEREWAYDRKSKIGRLDKGLDEAQTKGWTVVDMKKDWKVIYQSKAQ is encoded by the coding sequence ATGAGATCAGTCATCAAACTTTCGCCCATGGGCATCGCATCTGTAGTGCTGACGCTCGCCATGACCGTTGCCCACGCCACCGACCCGCTGCCATCCTGGAACGACGGCGAAGCCAAGTCAGCCATTATCGAATTTGTTCAGCGCATCACCCGTAAGAATTCGCCGGATTTCGTGCCGGAACCAGAACGTATTGCAGTATTCGACAACGATGGCACCTTGTGGGCCGAACAGCCCCTGTATTTCCAACTCATCTTCGCGCTAGATCGCGTCAAGGCGCTGGCGCCAAAACATCCTGAATGGAAGAGCAAGGAACCCTTCGCTTCGCTGCTGAAGGGCGATGTGAAAACCGCGCTTGCGGGGGGCGAGCACGCAGCTCTCGAGATCATGAGGGCTACCCACGCGGGCACCACCGCGGCCCAGTTTGAAAAAATCGTGAAGACATGGATCGCCACCGCGCGGCATCCAACGGCCGGCCAGCCCTATACCAACATGGTCTATCAACCGATGCTGGAGGTACTGGGCCACCTCCGCGCCCATGGTTTCAAGACCTTCATTGTTTCCGGCGGCGGCGTCGAATTCATGCGCCCGTGGGTCAATGAAGTTTATGGCATACCACCGGAGCAGGTGATTGGAAGCAGTATTAAAACGAAGTTCGAAATGCAGAACGGCAACCCGGTATTGATCCGTCTGCCGGAAATCAACTTCATTGACGATAAGGCAGGCAAACCGGTAGCGATCAACCAGCATATCGGCCGCCGCCCTATCGCAGCGTTTGGGAATTCCGATGGGGACTTGCAAATGCTGCAGTGGACCACGGCCGGGGAGGGACCGCGATTGGCGCTCTACGTTCACCACACCGATGGCGAGCGCGAATGGGCCTATGATCGCAAATCCAAGATCGGCCGATTGGACAAGGGCCTCGACGAAGCACAGACGAAAGGTTGGACGGTTGTCGATATGAAAAAAGACTGGAAGGTCATCTACCAGAGCAAGGCCCAATAG
- a CDS encoding ATP-binding cassette domain-containing protein, whose product MLSFTNISLRRGSRLLFESFNLAIHPGQRVGLTGANGCGKSSLFDLILGRLQPDAGEFDRPSQWVLAHVAQETPAVDSSALDYVLDGDRELRLLQSDLERAEQADDGTVQGMLHARIEAIGGYTAPVRAAKLMHGLGFTAAQESLPVRTFSGGWRMRLNLAQALMCRSDLLLLDEPTNHLDLDAVLWLEEWLSTYPGTLLLISHDRELLDQVVSHIAHIENKTVSYYRGNYAAFERQRGEQLAQQQAAYQKQQREIAHIQHFVDRFRAKASKARQAQSRLKALQRMAQVASAHVASPFYFTLPPPEKLPAALLCLRQVAMGYEQQAVLSQVNLDLAPGDRIGLLGPNGAGKSTFIKSLAGELPPQAGTIEKAPDLVIGYFAQHQVEQLRAQETPLQHLQALTPPVPEKNLRNFLGGFNFQGEALAPVGSFSGGEKARLALALLVYQRPNLLLLDEPTNHLDLEMRYALTSALQDFEGAMILVSHDRHLLRSTADTLWLVAHHTAAPFDGDLEDYQQWLQQRRSDIGENTHGKPTEFQPTTGRKERRRREAEQRRLLQPLRKKLKEIEKTLEKLQATKVALDQQLAITDLYQDPQQKERLKALLMEQARLRDALLEAEEKWLLATEDLEAAEQGG is encoded by the coding sequence ATGCTAAGTTTTACCAATATTTCCCTGCGGCGCGGCTCCCGCCTGCTCTTCGAGAGTTTTAATCTTGCCATTCATCCCGGGCAAAGGGTTGGCCTCACCGGCGCCAATGGCTGTGGCAAATCCAGTTTATTCGATTTGATTTTAGGTCGACTCCAACCGGACGCGGGAGAATTTGACCGGCCCTCTCAATGGGTACTTGCCCATGTGGCTCAGGAAACGCCAGCGGTAGACAGTTCCGCCCTTGACTACGTCCTGGACGGCGACCGGGAACTGCGCCTTCTCCAGTCCGATTTGGAAAGAGCCGAGCAGGCAGACGATGGCACCGTCCAGGGCATGCTTCATGCCCGCATTGAGGCCATCGGCGGCTATACGGCCCCGGTCCGGGCGGCAAAGCTCATGCACGGTTTAGGCTTTACTGCCGCGCAAGAGTCCCTGCCGGTACGGACCTTTTCCGGCGGCTGGCGGATGCGGCTCAATCTTGCTCAAGCCCTCATGTGCCGCTCTGACTTGCTGCTTTTGGACGAACCTACCAACCATCTGGATCTAGATGCCGTATTATGGCTAGAAGAGTGGCTGAGCACTTACCCTGGCACGCTCCTATTGATCTCCCATGACCGGGAACTGCTCGACCAGGTGGTGAGCCATATTGCCCATATCGAAAATAAAACCGTCAGCTACTACCGGGGTAATTACGCCGCCTTTGAACGGCAACGGGGCGAGCAATTGGCCCAACAGCAGGCTGCTTACCAAAAGCAGCAGCGGGAAATCGCTCATATCCAACACTTCGTTGACCGTTTTCGCGCCAAAGCAAGCAAAGCGCGCCAGGCCCAGAGCCGGCTAAAGGCTCTGCAACGAATGGCGCAGGTAGCGTCTGCTCATGTCGCTTCCCCCTTTTATTTTACCTTGCCACCTCCTGAAAAACTGCCCGCTGCACTACTATGCCTTCGACAGGTAGCCATGGGGTATGAACAACAAGCAGTGTTGTCCCAAGTTAACCTAGACTTGGCGCCAGGGGATCGGATTGGTTTGCTGGGGCCGAATGGAGCAGGCAAATCCACCTTCATTAAATCCCTTGCAGGGGAGTTGCCACCCCAAGCCGGGACCATAGAGAAAGCGCCCGATTTAGTCATCGGCTACTTCGCCCAGCATCAAGTAGAGCAACTCCGCGCCCAGGAAACCCCACTCCAGCACCTACAGGCATTGACACCCCCAGTCCCTGAAAAAAATCTACGGAATTTCCTTGGCGGTTTCAACTTCCAGGGGGAAGCCCTAGCGCCCGTGGGTTCCTTTTCCGGGGGAGAAAAAGCCCGCCTGGCCTTGGCTTTGCTAGTCTACCAGCGTCCTAACTTGCTGCTGCTGGATGAACCCACTAATCACCTTGACCTGGAAATGCGGTATGCCCTGACCTCTGCCTTGCAGGATTTTGAAGGCGCCATGATCCTGGTCTCCCACGACCGTCATCTCCTGCGCAGCACGGCGGACACCTTGTGGCTAGTCGCTCATCATACCGCCGCCCCCTTTGATGGAGATTTGGAAGACTATCAGCAATGGCTTCAACAGCGCCGTAGCGATATTGGGGAAAACACCCACGGCAAGCCAACCGAATTCCAACCTACCACCGGCCGCAAGGAACGCCGGCGACGAGAGGCGGAACAGCGGCGCCTGTTGCAGCCTTTGCGAAAAAAGCTTAAGGAGATTGAAAAGACACTGGAAAAATTACAAGCTACAAAAGTGGCTCTCGACCAACAGCTCGCCATTACTGATTTATACCAAGATCCCCAGCAAAAAGAACGGCTCAAGGCTCTTCTTATGGAGCAGGCCCGTCTTCGGGATGCTCTCCTTGAGGCGGAAGAAAAATGGCTACTAGCCACTGAGGATCTGGAAGCCGCCGAACAAGGAGGCTAA
- a CDS encoding Hsp20/alpha crystallin family protein — translation MAIRHYESFDLLNQLQREVNRLFEGNTPQHPQTEGELATSDWAPAVDIKEEADRFVIYADVPGVESKDIEVTLDNGTLTLKGHRQSSKNQEQRGYKRVERVSGSFLRRFALPNTVDAAKVSARSQNGVLELVIPKSQQAQSRKITVEG, via the coding sequence ATGGCCATTAGACATTATGAGTCCTTTGACCTACTCAACCAATTGCAAAGAGAAGTCAATCGTCTCTTTGAGGGAAACACCCCCCAACATCCTCAAACTGAAGGAGAGCTTGCCACGAGCGATTGGGCCCCCGCTGTGGATATCAAGGAAGAAGCGGACCGATTCGTTATTTATGCCGACGTGCCTGGTGTCGAGTCCAAGGATATCGAGGTGACTTTGGACAATGGCACCCTCACCCTCAAGGGCCATCGTCAATCCAGCAAAAACCAGGAGCAACGGGGCTATAAGCGGGTGGAGCGGGTCAGCGGCAGCTTTTTACGGCGCTTTGCCCTGCCCAATACGGTGGATGCCGCCAAAGTCAGCGCCCGTTCTCAAAACGGCGTCCTTGAGCTGGTGATCCCCAAAAGCCAACAGGCCCAGAGCCGCAAGATTACCGTGGAAGGATAA
- a CDS encoding DUF1214 domain-containing protein has protein sequence MLILVSSLGLAAAVAGNQSGASGPNPAAVFCAYQGGEYLLASGECRLKDGAVVDAWTHYREHHQDQTDSVPLANATLQGDEVIQTPIGNIELIDSYFDDDASRRLFDQMDYQRAAQSYIWSTPLVSITTWRDNQGKAFGVENATDFVVLKSLKEKRGIVTGNLTTPYIFNFISLEAGAVQIEYPAGKTAGAVLDFWQRPVFDLGLTGPDKGKGGTYIVVGPEDNLEKYKQDGVNVYQSATNNILIGLRILGQDPGYFGKFTAAYKMGRVGEDLAPSNFITGKDVEWSATAPRGLEYWKKLSAIINEEPVREIDKPWMAMLKPLGIVKGQEFNPDERQQAILMNAAAMGELMTRNLQTNPRYTEPYWKGTHWYKSFDFHPEQETDTIQEIDQRGTWFYEAVSSTKGMLDPQPGSGQVYMTAKRDSDGNLLRADRNYKLHVPKDVPVKQFWSLTLYSENTRRPYDNGGTEISDVSLGSRTEGLKVNDDGSIDLFVGPETPKGFESNHLKTVDNDGWFVYFRLYAPEQAFFDKTFKLGDFKIVE, from the coding sequence ATGCTCATCTTAGTCTCCAGCCTGGGGCTGGCCGCCGCTGTTGCAGGCAATCAATCCGGAGCAAGCGGACCGAACCCAGCGGCGGTGTTCTGCGCCTACCAGGGAGGCGAGTATCTACTTGCCAGCGGCGAGTGCAGGCTAAAGGATGGCGCTGTCGTGGATGCCTGGACCCATTACCGCGAACACCATCAGGACCAAACAGACTCCGTGCCCCTTGCAAACGCCACTCTGCAGGGTGACGAAGTAATTCAGACGCCCATTGGCAACATCGAACTCATTGACAGCTACTTCGACGACGATGCTTCCAGGCGCCTATTCGACCAGATGGACTACCAGCGTGCGGCGCAAAGCTATATCTGGAGCACACCACTGGTCAGCATTACGACCTGGCGCGATAACCAGGGAAAGGCATTCGGGGTGGAAAACGCCACCGATTTCGTGGTTCTTAAATCCCTGAAAGAAAAACGGGGCATCGTCACCGGCAACCTGACGACGCCGTATATTTTCAACTTCATTAGCCTCGAAGCCGGAGCGGTGCAGATCGAGTATCCAGCCGGCAAGACCGCGGGCGCCGTGCTGGATTTCTGGCAACGACCGGTGTTCGATCTGGGACTGACCGGCCCGGACAAAGGCAAAGGCGGTACCTATATCGTCGTCGGACCCGAAGATAATTTGGAGAAATACAAGCAAGACGGCGTGAACGTCTATCAAAGCGCCACTAACAACATCCTCATCGGCCTGCGTATCCTGGGGCAAGACCCTGGCTATTTCGGCAAATTCACGGCGGCGTATAAAATGGGGCGTGTCGGCGAAGATCTTGCGCCGAGCAATTTCATCACAGGCAAGGACGTTGAGTGGAGCGCCACGGCGCCCCGTGGGCTTGAATATTGGAAAAAGCTCTCGGCAATCATCAACGAGGAGCCGGTCCGCGAGATCGACAAACCCTGGATGGCAATGCTGAAGCCGCTCGGCATTGTGAAAGGCCAGGAGTTCAATCCGGACGAGCGCCAGCAGGCGATCCTGATGAACGCCGCAGCGATGGGCGAACTAATGACCCGCAACCTGCAAACCAACCCTCGCTACACCGAACCCTATTGGAAGGGAACCCACTGGTACAAGAGCTTCGACTTCCACCCCGAGCAGGAAACCGACACCATCCAGGAAATCGACCAACGCGGAACCTGGTTCTACGAAGCGGTCTCCAGCACCAAGGGCATGCTCGACCCGCAGCCGGGCAGCGGTCAAGTCTACATGACTGCCAAGCGTGACAGCGATGGCAATTTGCTACGCGCCGATAGAAACTACAAGTTGCATGTGCCAAAGGATGTACCGGTCAAGCAGTTCTGGTCACTCACCCTCTACAGCGAAAATACCCGCCGTCCCTATGACAATGGCGGGACCGAGATCTCCGACGTCAGCCTCGGCAGTCGGACGGAGGGCCTGAAAGTTAACGACGATGGTAGCATCGACCTGTTCGTTGGGCCGGAGACTCCCAAAGGGTTCGAAAGCAATCACCTCAAGACCGTCGATAATGACGGCTGGTTTGTCTACTTCCGCCTCTATGCACCGGAGCAGGCATTCTTCGACAAGACGTTCAAGCTCGGCGATTTCAAGATAGTCGAATGA
- a CDS encoding multiheme c-type cytochrome, which produces MNSNIWNLLGNTSQATYLFLALAMACLTACNNPDENLQSESKQTTVTPQPLPKPHYVGGKHCQSCHGSQYADWQGSHHDLAMQEINDESVLGDFNHAQFEYAGVTTEFFRENGQFMIRTEGPNGALKTYPVAYTFGVYPLQQYLLALPGGRLQAFGIAWDSRPEEEGGQRWFHLYPNEQVSPQDPLHWTKHSQNWNFMCAECHSTHLEKNYRPRGRTYNTQWSDIDVSCEACHGPASNHLLWAKEERSPKYRFDGNKGLTHLFNEREGVHWSINKVTGQPQRSQARPTATEIQVCAACHSRRSQFFEDDRHGQPLLASFLPSTLESQLYYSDGQIHDEVYVYGSFLQSKMYQAGVTCSDCHNPHALSLKAPGEQVCLQCHTAKYASQQHHHHKAHKNSPQCVDCHMPSKYFMVIDERRDHSFRIPRPDLSATLGVPNTCNSCHSEQSAPWAAQHLEDWYGQPNPGSQPFAEVFSAARNGRSDAKPSLQALAVDTTQPAIIRATAARLLESYLDQDVLKTLSACLQDSDPLVRVSATQALSVNTLPAELRWQILKPLLYDSIKMVRVMVAEQLSDIPRGHLSPDDQHLLQQATQEYLASQAHNADSPQSQLNRGLFSLHQGNVNEALNHYQEAIALDDTWLPAYVNLADLYRLMEQDDKGKAVLQDALQRFPDSADVHYSLGLLFVRQLNQPEGLKHLKKAAQLAPQNARYQYVYAVGLHSAGQIKEALWVTRAALQNHQTNDLIRLEQQLDTELTHHNTQ; this is translated from the coding sequence TTGAATTCAAATATTTGGAACCTTCTTGGGAATACGTCCCAAGCTACTTACCTGTTTCTCGCGCTAGCCATGGCGTGCCTGACCGCGTGCAATAACCCGGATGAAAACCTACAAAGTGAAAGTAAGCAGACAACAGTAACGCCGCAGCCTTTACCTAAACCTCACTATGTGGGCGGAAAGCATTGCCAGAGCTGTCATGGGAGCCAATATGCTGACTGGCAAGGCTCCCATCACGATCTCGCCATGCAGGAAATCAATGATGAATCCGTATTGGGGGATTTTAACCATGCCCAGTTTGAATACGCTGGCGTCACCACCGAATTCTTTCGAGAAAACGGCCAGTTTATGATTCGAACGGAGGGACCCAATGGAGCACTGAAGACCTATCCGGTTGCTTATACATTCGGTGTCTACCCGCTGCAACAATATTTACTGGCATTACCTGGCGGCCGGCTTCAAGCTTTTGGTATTGCCTGGGACTCAAGGCCAGAGGAGGAAGGAGGTCAGCGCTGGTTTCATCTTTATCCCAATGAGCAAGTATCCCCTCAAGACCCTTTGCATTGGACGAAGCATAGCCAGAATTGGAACTTTATGTGCGCCGAGTGCCATTCCACCCATCTGGAAAAAAATTACCGGCCCAGAGGGCGAACCTACAACACCCAATGGTCAGACATCGACGTATCCTGCGAAGCTTGCCACGGTCCCGCATCCAACCATTTATTATGGGCGAAGGAGGAACGCAGCCCAAAATACCGCTTTGATGGCAACAAAGGCTTAACGCACCTATTCAATGAACGGGAAGGCGTACACTGGAGTATTAATAAGGTCACGGGCCAACCGCAGCGCAGCCAAGCACGGCCAACAGCAACAGAAATCCAAGTATGCGCGGCTTGCCATTCACGCCGCAGTCAATTTTTTGAGGATGATCGACACGGCCAACCATTACTGGCAAGTTTTCTGCCGTCTACCTTGGAGTCGCAGTTGTACTACAGTGATGGCCAGATTCACGATGAGGTCTACGTCTATGGATCTTTTTTACAAAGCAAAATGTATCAGGCCGGCGTCACCTGTAGCGACTGCCATAATCCCCACGCCTTATCACTCAAAGCGCCAGGCGAGCAGGTCTGCTTACAGTGTCATACAGCAAAGTACGCATCGCAACAACATCACCACCATAAAGCCCATAAAAATAGCCCCCAGTGTGTAGATTGTCACATGCCCAGTAAATATTTTATGGTCATCGATGAACGCAGAGATCACAGTTTCCGCATCCCCCGGCCGGATCTTTCTGCCACCTTAGGCGTGCCCAATACCTGCAATAGCTGCCACTCCGAGCAATCCGCCCCATGGGCCGCGCAGCATCTCGAAGACTGGTATGGCCAACCTAATCCAGGCTCTCAACCATTTGCCGAGGTTTTCTCCGCGGCGCGAAACGGCCGTAGCGATGCCAAGCCATCTTTACAGGCGTTAGCCGTGGACACAACCCAGCCAGCCATTATTCGGGCCACGGCCGCTCGGTTGCTGGAATCTTACTTGGATCAAGACGTACTTAAAACATTGAGCGCCTGCCTGCAGGATTCCGATCCCCTCGTACGGGTATCCGCAACGCAGGCGCTCAGCGTCAACACACTGCCAGCAGAACTACGCTGGCAAATACTTAAACCGCTTTTATATGATTCCATAAAGATGGTCAGAGTCATGGTAGCGGAGCAACTTTCTGATATCCCTCGTGGCCATCTCTCACCGGATGATCAACACTTACTACAACAAGCCACCCAAGAATATCTCGCCTCCCAGGCGCATAATGCCGATAGTCCCCAATCTCAACTCAATAGGGGGCTTTTCTCCCTGCATCAAGGTAACGTTAACGAAGCGCTCAACCATTACCAGGAAGCTATCGCTTTAGACGATACTTGGCTGCCAGCCTACGTCAATCTGGCGGATTTATATCGTTTAATGGAACAAGACGATAAAGGCAAAGCAGTTTTGCAAGATGCCTTACAACGCTTTCCAGACTCTGCCGATGTACACTACAGTTTAGGATTGTTATTTGTTCGCCAACTGAACCAGCCGGAGGGGTTGAAGCACCTGAAAAAGGCTGCTCAATTAGCGCCACAAAATGCGAGATACCAATATGTCTATGCCGTGGGTTTACATAGCGCGGGCCAAATAAAAGAGGCGCTATGGGTAACACGAGCCGCGTTACAAAATCATCAGACCAATGATCTAATCAGACTAGAGCAACAACTGGACACTGAGCTGACCCACCATAACACTCAGTAA
- a CDS encoding LysM peptidoglycan-binding domain-containing protein has product MRIIAFVEYGTVNWKLFVAVLQANPAIQNPDQILVGQVIQLPSSIEETNDGR; this is encoded by the coding sequence TTGCGTATCATTGCGTTTGTGGAATATGGCACCGTGAACTGGAAGTTATTCGTTGCGGTATTGCAGGCAAACCCAGCTATTCAGAATCCCGACCAAATACTGGTAGGCCAGGTTATTCAATTACCTTCAAGCATTGAGGAGACGAACGATGGAAGGTGA
- a CDS encoding transposase: MIYKAGRTLKYLPAYSPVLNPIEQKWAHAKTIRQRIQVTIDNLFKLKQFI; the protein is encoded by the coding sequence TTGATCTACAAAGCTGGGCGCACACTCAAATATTTACCCGCTTATTCACCCGTTCTTAACCCAATCGAACAAAAATGGGCACACGCCAAAACTATAAGACAACGAATACAAGTTACGATCGATAACCTGTTTAAATTGAAGCAATTTATATGA